The genome window ttttcacgtatgttgcaggtttagtcgcagtctacatcaaatcaagctaggaagtctagaaacacaccaaaaatctaggttgtcggatttgtattgatTGAGAGAACATGAAATTTGTGAcagcttatgtgattgtatttgtttattagtatgggatattGAACGCATTAGATATTGTcgcaatttagttgttatggattctcttgagcaatctgattcgcctagtgccgcgccccgatgattccgccctCGATTGGGGTATGACAAACATTTCCTGAATTACACTTAACAATCAAGTTTCAAGTTGATACATTTCGATGACGATGTTAATATTTGAACTTGCAACTGGTTTAAGGGTCCAGTGTTGGAACCGTCTGGTAAGGATCCAAGTCCGAGTGGTTATTAGGGGTGTGGGGAGTGCTACTATCGAAGTGGTGGTGAATAGGGACCATGTCAGGATTAGGATCAAGCTTGTGCGACATTGAAGTGTTGGTGTTCTTTTGGGCGACAAAACCCCCTATTTATGATGCATACTTAGAAACTACGTTTAACTTTGATAATGGGTTTTGTAGTTTGATCGTTTTTTTTGGGTTTTAGTTGTTAACGATCATGCTCAACCCATTATGAAACCATGTGATTAATATGTAAGTTTTGAATGATTTGAAACTAGTAACTTTGGTTTCAATATTTAACTTTTGACTGCATTTAAACTAGTAAGTGAATATAGGTTATGTTAGTGATTCTTGAGTGATATTGTGAATGCAGCTTTTGTTAGTGATTGTTGATTGATATTGTGAATGCAGGTTCTGTTAGTGATTGTTGATTGATATTGTAAATGCAGGTTCTGTTAGTGATTGTTGATAGATATTGTGAATGCAGGTTCTGTTAGTGATTCTAGATTGATATTGTAGCTATGCACAATAGGGATATTGTTGTAATGTAGGTGTTGTAGGTTTTGATTGTACAAGACAACATGCATATTCAGCCATGTTTGTGATAATCAAGGCCTTAACTTGATCAGGGAATTGTAGGATTTAGGATTGATTAGGGATTTGTAGGATTTAGGAGAGTTATGCATATTGTGACTTACTTATAAAACAGGGATGAAAATGTATTTGGTTTGCACAACAGGACTTATACTAAGTGTTGTGATAATCAAGGCCTTAACTTGATTAATGATTTCCATGATTTAGGAGTGTTATGCATATTTTGACTTACTATAATGAATATGCATATTCTGACTTACAAACATGGATGAACATGTACTGACATTAAGGGCTGTTTCTTTTAaataaacatgtcaaaacataaGTTTAGATAACCTGTGTTGAATGGAAATTGTATGTTTTTGTTTGAAAACTTGTTTGTTTAGTTTTAGATAACCTGTTTATGTTGGATAAACATGTCAAAACAGATGTTACAAAGATCAAAACAACATTCTAGTTCTAGTAGTGAAATCCATTTGAATTTCAAAAAGTCAAATCCATTTGAAGTTCAAATCTGGTTACATGTGTTGTTACGGGGTATTGTAGTTGTTATTAATACCTTCATGTTGGAGATTAATTTAGCTTTCGGTGCTTAGTTGCACGATTAGGATTTGTTTTGAATATGGAGGGAATTATGTCATTTATACGTTCAGGTACTGTAATTGTTAATAAAGTTATGAGGGTATTTTAGTATTTTCACAGATTTACAAACGGCCAGTCAGTGTGAGGGGCTTGATTGTGAGCAATTAACAACCACAGAGGCTGTTTCAAATGAGGGATGAACCTGCAGTTGGGTTTAAACCACATAGACTGAAACTGTACTTTACTCAATTTCAAACTCGTCTGGTTTAATCTACAAAACTCAAATTGGATTCGTTTCGAGGTTACTCGACTCGTCTAACAAGTACCAATACATTTTTAATTTATCTTAAAACTTTATTGGCAgcgaaatatatatatttatattaaaaagcaCATTTTGAGTAATAATAAACACGATAAAACAAAATTACACAATCTCACTCCACCGGAATCATAACTTCATTAGTCCTAAACGGCGGCAACGTCCACGGCGGATTATATCTCGCCAACACAAACTCTCCGGCAACTTTATACCcatctctctccaaatccttctTCAGTTTGTCCACCTTCTCCTTCACCACCGCCTCATTCGCCACCCCACTAAACCCCACCACCCCACACTTCCTCTCCCCCTCCTCCTTTATCACCACCCTCTCATCCACCGGCTTCGGCGCCTCCTCCGCCTTCGTATACTTCTCCGGCAGTATAAACTGCATCGTCACCCGTTCTCCGCTCTCTTTAGTAACCACCGGCGCCGTCATGTCTATCTTCTCCGCCTTCGTTATCACCGGTGCCGTCATGTCTATCTTTTCTGTCTTGGTGTTACGTGGGTTGCCCATGGCTCCGATGTAGTTTGCTAGTATGGTGAACCCGCCGTCTTTGTTTCCTTTGAGTTCGGATGGATCGTAGGTGACCTCCGCCGCCACTGATGGTGAGTATTGACGGATCTCGTAGTCGTCCGTCGAGTGGAGGACTTCGAATTTAGGTGTTGCCACCGTGATTTTGCCCAAAACCATACCCATGGTTGCTAACAAGTTTGCAAAGGTTGGTGAGTGGTTTATTTGGGGTTTGGAGAGTAAGAAAGTGGGAAAATGTATGAAGAAGCGGTGGGGATTGAGCCATGTTGTGTGGACTTCATAACACCACGTGATTGTCTTTTTATTCGTGTATATAGGTTTTTATGTGAGAGAGCAATTTTCGCAATGACATagaattttaatttttaaatagGGTAAACTAGTTTTTGTGTAACTGTGTTTTATtgattttaaccacttgagtaAAAAATCAAAA of Helianthus annuus cultivar XRQ/B chromosome 1, HanXRQr2.0-SUNRISE, whole genome shotgun sequence contains these proteins:
- the LOC110940201 gene encoding uncharacterized protein LOC110940201 → MGMVLGKITVATPKFEVLHSTDDYEIRQYSPSVAAEVTYDPSELKGNKDGGFTILANYIGAMGNPRNTKTEKIDMTAPVITKAEKIDMTAPVVTKESGERVTMQFILPEKYTKAEEAPKPVDERVVIKEEGERKCGVVGFSGVANEAVVKEKVDKLKKDLERDGYKVAGEFVLARYNPPWTLPPFRTNEVMIPVE